One segment of Halomonas sp. TD01 DNA contains the following:
- a CDS encoding 5'-nucleotidase, lipoprotein e(P4) family — protein MTISRYRNAATATAFASLALLPLSGNAVADDASACDQVEYAMGLRYQQQSAEIIALQRQGFELATYRLEKQIEAHGEDADLAIITDVDETLIDNSALLVRDMQACHDFTTWDTWLHWEREGEPRLNPGAMEFLEFADEQGVSIYYVSDRYQENKADTLATLEALSLPQVSDERVMLLGPPKTERRAIVEDNHTLVMQLGDTLHDFSGDFVGASLEEQRDLVNDHAERFGQDWIVFPNASYGSWSDAELEAWEAPFEDE, from the coding sequence ATGACGATATCTCGATACCGCAACGCTGCCACTGCAACGGCATTCGCAAGCTTAGCGCTACTTCCTTTATCAGGTAACGCTGTAGCCGATGACGCTAGCGCTTGTGATCAGGTTGAGTACGCCATGGGACTTCGTTACCAACAGCAATCCGCAGAAATAATTGCTTTACAGCGCCAAGGCTTCGAGCTGGCGACCTATCGTTTGGAAAAACAGATTGAAGCGCATGGTGAAGATGCCGATTTGGCCATCATTACCGATGTGGATGAGACACTCATCGATAATAGTGCCTTGTTAGTGCGCGATATGCAGGCCTGCCACGACTTTACTACTTGGGATACTTGGTTGCATTGGGAACGCGAAGGCGAGCCGCGTTTGAACCCAGGTGCCATGGAATTCCTGGAATTTGCCGATGAGCAGGGTGTGTCGATCTATTACGTGTCGGATCGCTATCAAGAAAACAAAGCAGATACGCTGGCTACCTTAGAAGCGTTATCACTCCCTCAAGTATCTGACGAGCGCGTTATGCTACTTGGTCCCCCGAAGACCGAGCGTCGCGCTATTGTCGAAGACAATCACACGTTGGTAATGCAACTGGGCGATACGCTGCATGATTTCTCGGGTGACTTTGTCGGCGCAAGCCTTGAAGAACAGCGTGATCTGGTTAACGACCACGCTGAGCGTTTTGGCCAAGACTGGATTGTTTTCCCCAATGCGAGTTACGGAAGCTGGAGCGACGCGGAGCTAGAAGCGTGGGAAGCACCTTTTGAAGACGAGTAA
- a CDS encoding L-threonylcarbamoyladenylate synthase — MSQYFQIHPENPQKRLIDQAIEVIRKGGVVAYPTDSGYALGCHLGEKKAIEKIKWLRSLDDKHNFTLVCSDLSEIGTYAKVDNAVFRLLKAYTPGPYTFILDATTEVPRLLLHPKRRSIGVRVPDHRITHALLGALGEPLMSVTLIPVGDTLPMSDPEEIRDRFGAHLDAIIDGGACHLDPTSVIDLRELPPKIVREGRGDVTPFTS; from the coding sequence ATGAGTCAATATTTTCAGATTCACCCCGAAAATCCGCAGAAACGCTTGATTGACCAAGCCATAGAAGTCATCCGTAAAGGCGGTGTGGTCGCGTATCCAACGGATTCAGGCTATGCGTTGGGCTGCCACTTGGGTGAGAAAAAGGCCATTGAGAAGATCAAATGGCTGCGCTCGCTAGATGATAAACACAACTTTACGCTGGTGTGTTCGGATCTTTCCGAGATTGGTACTTACGCTAAAGTGGACAACGCAGTGTTTCGGCTGCTGAAGGCCTATACACCAGGCCCTTACACCTTTATTTTGGATGCCACCACAGAGGTGCCGCGACTGTTGCTGCACCCGAAGCGCCGCTCCATTGGTGTTCGTGTGCCGGATCACCGCATTACCCACGCGCTGCTTGGTGCGCTGGGTGAGCCGCTGATGAGCGTGACGTTGATTCCGGTTGGAGATACCCTGCCGATGAGCGATCCTGAAGAGATCCGCGACCGCTTTGGGGCACATCTTGATGCCATTATCGATGGCGGAGCCTGTCACCTTGACCCCACGAGTGTGATTGATCTGCGCGAGCTGCCGCCCAAAATTGTACGAGAAGGCCGCGGCGATGTTACGCCGTTTACGAGTTAA
- a CDS encoding PHP domain-containing protein: protein MPLLPENYLPANSLPPVFDADQRYTVDLHMHSTASDGALTPTELVKLCAERGLTHMSLTDHDTMEGIEEAGVAAQQAGICLVPGCELSTRWQGINIHVVALMPGGLQGPLVEGLEQQREARIKRAEVIAERLEKMGLPNALEKARAQAGSDRPLGRPDFARALVAEGVVADWAGAFKRYLGSGKKGDVKAHWPEISDAVAWVVASGGVAVLAHPLRYGLTRRKRGLLMDTFQAAGGQSVELVSGQQNPDSTRDLARQLVERDLYASMGSDFHFPGSHAAPGSMSVIPRTAAPPIWQHPRLVHLRDAPSGMLGPGS, encoded by the coding sequence ATGCCCCTACTTCCTGAGAACTATCTTCCTGCTAACTCTCTGCCCCCTGTGTTTGATGCCGACCAGCGTTATACGGTGGATTTACACATGCACTCTACCGCGTCAGATGGCGCGCTTACCCCTACCGAGCTGGTAAAGCTGTGCGCTGAGCGTGGTCTTACGCACATGTCGCTGACAGATCATGACACCATGGAAGGCATTGAAGAAGCCGGAGTCGCGGCTCAGCAAGCTGGGATTTGCTTGGTGCCTGGCTGTGAGTTATCCACGCGCTGGCAAGGAATCAACATTCACGTAGTGGCGCTTATGCCCGGCGGTTTGCAAGGGCCGCTGGTAGAAGGGCTTGAACAGCAGCGCGAAGCGCGGATCAAGCGGGCTGAAGTGATCGCCGAGCGGTTAGAAAAAATGGGTTTACCCAACGCGCTAGAAAAAGCGCGTGCCCAGGCGGGCAGCGACCGCCCCTTAGGCAGGCCAGACTTTGCACGCGCGCTGGTAGCTGAAGGTGTGGTTGCTGACTGGGCAGGCGCGTTTAAGCGCTATTTAGGCAGCGGTAAAAAAGGCGATGTAAAAGCCCACTGGCCGGAAATTAGTGATGCAGTGGCCTGGGTGGTGGCTTCAGGTGGTGTAGCGGTGCTGGCGCATCCGCTACGCTACGGGCTTACTCGGCGCAAGCGCGGCTTACTGATGGATACCTTTCAGGCCGCAGGTGGGCAGAGCGTTGAGCTGGTGAGTGGTCAGCAGAATCCCGATAGTACCCGCGACCTGGCCCGGCAACTAGTCGAGCGCGACCTGTATGCCTCCATGGGTAGCGATTTTCATTTCCCTGGCAGCCATGCCGCCCCCGGTAGTATGAGCGTGATACCACGCACTGCTGCGCCGCCGATTTGGCAGCACCCGCGCTTAGTTCATTTGCGCGATGCACCTAGTGGTATGTTAGGTCCTGGGTCTTAA
- a CDS encoding YciI family protein produces the protein MLYAIISEDVSNSLERRLAARPDHLGRLEKLRDEGRLVLAGPHPAIDTDNPGDAGFSGSLVVAEFESLEDAQAWADADPYIIAGVYAKVIVKPFKKVMP, from the coding sequence ATGCTTTACGCTATTATCAGTGAAGATGTATCTAACAGCTTGGAGCGCCGACTAGCGGCACGCCCGGATCACCTTGGCCGCCTGGAAAAGCTACGTGATGAAGGCCGCCTAGTTCTGGCTGGCCCCCACCCCGCTATTGATACCGACAACCCAGGCGATGCGGGCTTTAGCGGTAGCTTAGTCGTTGCCGAATTTGAAAGTCTTGAGGACGCACAAGCATGGGCTGATGCAGATCCATACATCATCGCGGGGGTCTATGCCAAGGTAATTGTTAAGCCGTTTAAAAAAGTTATGCCTTGA
- the mnmC gene encoding bifunctional tRNA (5-methylaminomethyl-2-thiouridine)(34)-methyltransferase MnmD/FAD-dependent 5-carboxymethylaminomethyl-2-thiouridine(34) oxidoreductase MnmC, whose translation MTQRSTALPPLAALTAPLLTWNETSPHSDAFDDVYFSREDGRAETEHVFLGANHLPERFADWQHSRAFVVGETGFGTGLNMLCAWDCFEQHAPGTARLHLLSTEKFPLDRVSLERALSAWPSLAHYAQALCAQWPEAVSGIHRLHLNERVTLDLHFGDTTERLNLLDGQVDAWFLDGFAPSKNPEMWQPELFEAMAARSRPGATFATFTCAGVVKRGLKAAGFSWQKVPGYGRKREMLAGHIDTPPNDTRRQSTPWFTPPAARPANHVVIIGAGMAGCSIAAALAKRDIQVTVIERDAPGAGGSGNRQGALYVKLAAETNNQSRFYLSGLLYSQRWLSQQASTSPQKTPLWQPCGVVQLALSDKEAIRQQHFMARHPLPEAVVSAQTETLSELAGVPVTAGHGLFYPQAGWVRPKLLCEQLLQHANITLHQGEVMSLQHGSGWQVKLASGDTLTADHVVVANASLANRFAQTAALPLQQVRGQVSEMTLPAGTQGPQRVVCAGGYVSPPVEGVLTFGASFVPNNATSDVTTADHQRNIDELRQALPEWVAALETAGVTLNPDTLAGRAAVRAASPDKSPYAGPVPNADAWQQDYAALRKDASNVPDTQGRHHSGLWISTAHGSRGLASAPLCAEVIASRMCDEPMPLELSLVDHLHPGRRIISALVRAQ comes from the coding sequence GTGACTCAACGCTCTACTGCCCTGCCCCCACTCGCGGCGTTAACGGCTCCTTTACTCACCTGGAACGAGACGTCTCCCCATTCAGACGCCTTCGACGATGTGTATTTTTCCAGGGAAGACGGCCGTGCTGAAACCGAACACGTTTTCCTGGGGGCGAATCACCTTCCCGAGCGCTTTGCGGATTGGCAACACAGCCGCGCGTTTGTGGTTGGCGAAACAGGCTTTGGCACTGGGCTTAATATGCTGTGCGCGTGGGACTGTTTTGAACAACACGCACCGGGTACTGCGCGCCTTCATCTGTTATCCACTGAGAAGTTTCCGCTTGACCGAGTGTCTCTTGAGCGCGCGCTAAGCGCTTGGCCTTCTTTGGCGCACTATGCACAGGCGCTATGCGCCCAATGGCCTGAAGCCGTCAGCGGCATTCACCGTCTTCATCTCAACGAGCGGGTAACTCTGGACCTGCACTTTGGCGACACCACAGAACGACTAAACCTGCTAGATGGCCAAGTCGACGCATGGTTTCTAGACGGCTTCGCTCCCTCTAAAAACCCAGAAATGTGGCAGCCTGAGCTATTCGAGGCCATGGCAGCGCGCTCTCGACCAGGGGCCACATTCGCCACGTTTACCTGTGCCGGTGTCGTTAAACGAGGATTAAAAGCAGCGGGGTTTAGCTGGCAAAAGGTCCCTGGATATGGACGGAAGCGGGAAATGTTAGCGGGCCATATCGACACGCCGCCTAACGACACCCGCCGCCAATCCACCCCTTGGTTCACGCCGCCTGCGGCAAGGCCCGCCAACCATGTAGTCATCATTGGGGCAGGCATGGCCGGTTGCAGCATTGCAGCGGCGTTAGCCAAGCGGGATATTCAAGTAACGGTCATTGAACGCGATGCTCCCGGCGCAGGTGGCTCTGGCAATCGTCAGGGAGCGCTGTACGTAAAGCTAGCAGCGGAAACGAATAACCAAAGCCGGTTCTATTTATCAGGACTTCTCTACAGCCAGCGGTGGCTTAGCCAACAGGCGTCCACCTCGCCACAGAAAACGCCGCTGTGGCAGCCATGTGGCGTAGTGCAACTGGCATTAAGTGACAAAGAGGCTATTCGCCAGCAGCACTTTATGGCACGCCACCCGCTGCCAGAAGCGGTGGTGTCAGCTCAAACGGAGACGCTTAGCGAACTAGCTGGTGTTCCTGTTACAGCGGGTCACGGGCTTTTTTATCCCCAGGCAGGCTGGGTGCGCCCCAAACTGCTCTGCGAACAGCTGTTACAGCACGCTAATATCACCTTGCATCAAGGGGAAGTGATGAGTCTGCAGCACGGCAGCGGTTGGCAGGTCAAATTGGCCAGTGGCGATACGCTGACCGCCGACCATGTTGTGGTGGCCAATGCGTCGCTGGCCAACCGCTTTGCGCAAACCGCGGCGCTCCCATTGCAGCAGGTTCGCGGCCAGGTTAGCGAGATGACGCTTCCTGCAGGAACTCAAGGCCCGCAACGTGTGGTATGTGCTGGCGGCTATGTATCGCCGCCAGTGGAAGGCGTGCTGACGTTTGGGGCCAGCTTTGTGCCCAATAACGCCACGAGCGACGTTACAACAGCGGATCACCAGCGCAATATCGATGAACTTCGCCAAGCACTGCCTGAGTGGGTCGCCGCACTTGAGACTGCTGGTGTAACACTAAACCCCGACACTCTAGCAGGCCGTGCTGCCGTACGTGCAGCAAGCCCAGACAAAAGCCCCTACGCGGGGCCAGTGCCTAATGCCGATGCATGGCAGCAGGATTACGCGGCGTTGCGAAAAGATGCGTCTAACGTGCCTGACACCCAAGGGAGGCACCATTCAGGACTGTGGATATCTACCGCACACGGCTCTCGGGGACTTGCCAGCGCCCCGCTCTGTGCCGAGGTCATTGCCTCGCGAATGTGTGATGAGCCGATGCCACTAGAGCTGTCGTTAGTGGACCATTTACATCCAGGTCGGCGGATTATTAGCGCGCTAGTACGCGCTCAGTAA
- a CDS encoding YheU family protein: protein MSRFIEVPARMLPPETLDALLETFVTRQGYDTTDTGAGMDGWVVELKQQLERHELIIAHDLELEMTEVMTLAQWRSFGRDLADDEEEGDY from the coding sequence ATGAGCCGTTTTATTGAAGTTCCAGCACGCATGCTGCCGCCGGAAACGTTGGATGCTTTGCTTGAGACATTTGTGACTCGTCAGGGATATGACACCACCGATACTGGCGCGGGCATGGACGGCTGGGTGGTTGAGCTGAAGCAGCAGCTTGAGCGTCATGAGCTTATTATCGCTCACGATCTCGAATTGGAAATGACCGAGGTGATGACTCTCGCCCAATGGCGCTCCTTTGGGCGAGATCTTGCCGATGATGAGGAAGAGGGCGATTACTGA
- the ligA gene encoding NAD-dependent DNA ligase LigA, giving the protein MSQPEKKLLEEISQLRADLDDANYRYYVLDNPKLTDADYDRKLQRLKQLESEYPHLVSPDSPTQRVGAAPAEGFPEVAHAIPMLSLDNAFSRDDITAFAERVAERLECQVGDIEFSCEPKLDGAAVSLVYEQGILVSGATRGDGRTGEGITSNLRTLKSVPLKLLGDNIPTLLEVRGEVIMRHAGFEALNDRAREEGSKVFANPRNAAAGSLRQLDPRITATRPLEFHAYQVARIDIANIADSALGNSIMTTHSQQMERLKAWGFRSSAELRTVSGPELVADYCEQLGEKRDQLGYDIDGVVIKVNDLRHQRELGFVARAPRWAVAFKFPAQEEVTTLNDVEFQVGRTGAITPVARLEPVTVAGVTVSNATLHNADEITRLGVMVGDTVAIRRAGDVIPQVVRVDIDKRPAQARAITFPEHCPVCGSDIERLEGEAVARCSGGLYCAAQRKEALKHFVSRKALDVDGLGEKLIEQLVELDWVKTPADLFRLTVEQLQTLPRMGEKSSTNLVNALDKAKHTTLARFIYALGIREVGEATAANLASHFGTLQALQEADQAALEAVNDVGPIVAAHVHTFFRQTHNQETIVALRDAGITWQESVVTQGPTPLKGQTWVLTGTMDTMTRDDGKARLQALGAKVAGSVSKKTTCLVAGEAAGSKLTKAEQLGVEVIDEATFIERLAAWEQSE; this is encoded by the coding sequence ATGAGTCAGCCTGAGAAAAAACTTCTGGAAGAGATTAGCCAGCTGCGCGCTGATCTTGATGATGCAAACTACCGCTACTATGTATTAGACAACCCTAAGCTGACCGACGCAGATTACGACCGCAAGCTGCAGCGGTTGAAGCAATTGGAGTCTGAATACCCCCACTTGGTCTCGCCGGATTCCCCTACTCAGCGCGTGGGGGCTGCACCAGCGGAAGGTTTTCCTGAAGTCGCCCACGCGATCCCGATGCTTTCATTGGATAACGCTTTTAGCCGCGATGATATTACGGCATTTGCCGAGCGAGTGGCTGAGCGTTTGGAGTGTCAGGTCGGAGACATTGAATTTAGCTGTGAGCCAAAGCTTGATGGTGCCGCGGTATCGTTAGTATATGAGCAGGGCATACTGGTTAGCGGCGCAACCCGTGGCGATGGCCGTACTGGGGAAGGTATTACATCGAATTTGCGCACTTTGAAGTCCGTTCCGCTAAAGCTATTGGGCGACAATATTCCAACGTTATTAGAAGTACGCGGCGAAGTCATTATGCGTCATGCAGGCTTTGAAGCGCTCAATGATCGAGCCAGGGAAGAAGGCAGTAAGGTCTTCGCTAACCCGCGTAATGCGGCGGCTGGCAGCCTACGCCAGCTTGATCCGCGAATTACCGCAACACGCCCATTAGAGTTTCATGCTTATCAAGTCGCCCGAATTGATATAGCGAATATTGCCGATAGCGCACTCGGCAATAGCATAATGACAACCCATAGCCAGCAAATGGAAAGGCTCAAAGCGTGGGGCTTTCGCTCCAGTGCGGAGCTTCGTACTGTCAGTGGCCCTGAGTTGGTGGCTGACTACTGCGAGCAACTGGGTGAAAAGCGAGACCAGTTGGGTTACGACATTGATGGCGTAGTGATCAAAGTTAACGACCTGCGCCACCAGCGGGAGCTTGGTTTTGTGGCGCGTGCGCCACGTTGGGCAGTAGCGTTTAAGTTTCCTGCCCAGGAAGAAGTTACGACGCTTAACGATGTAGAGTTTCAGGTAGGCCGTACTGGCGCGATTACCCCGGTCGCTAGGCTAGAGCCCGTCACCGTTGCCGGTGTTACGGTATCGAACGCCACGCTGCATAACGCTGATGAAATCACCCGTTTAGGTGTGATGGTTGGTGATACGGTGGCTATTCGCCGCGCGGGCGACGTGATCCCTCAAGTGGTGCGGGTAGATATCGACAAGCGCCCTGCGCAGGCGCGTGCGATTACCTTTCCTGAGCACTGCCCGGTGTGCGGTTCGGATATTGAACGGCTAGAAGGCGAAGCGGTAGCTCGTTGCTCAGGTGGGCTTTATTGTGCCGCTCAGCGTAAAGAAGCGCTAAAGCATTTCGTCAGCCGTAAGGCGTTAGATGTGGATGGGTTGGGCGAAAAGCTGATTGAACAATTGGTGGAACTGGACTGGGTGAAAACACCGGCGGATTTGTTTCGCTTAACCGTTGAACAGCTTCAGACGCTACCGCGCATGGGGGAAAAATCCTCGACCAACTTGGTAAATGCGCTGGATAAGGCCAAGCACACCACGCTGGCACGTTTTATTTACGCTTTAGGTATTCGCGAAGTAGGCGAAGCCACAGCGGCAAATTTAGCCAGCCACTTCGGTACACTTCAGGCCCTGCAAGAAGCTGATCAAGCGGCGCTAGAAGCGGTTAATGATGTTGGTCCGATTGTGGCCGCTCATGTTCACACTTTTTTCCGCCAAACGCACAATCAGGAAACGATTGTAGCACTGCGCGATGCTGGTATTACCTGGCAAGAGAGTGTAGTGACTCAAGGCCCGACGCCCTTGAAGGGGCAGACCTGGGTGCTCACCGGCACGATGGACACCATGACCCGCGATGATGGCAAGGCTCGGCTGCAAGCGCTAGGTGCTAAGGTGGCCGGCAGTGTTTCCAAGAAAACCACCTGCCTTGTGGCAGGCGAGGCCGCAGGCAGTAAATTAACCAAAGCAGAGCAGCTGGGCGTTGAGGTGATCGATGAAGCCACCTTTATCGAGCGTCTAGCTGCCTGGGAGCAGAGTGAATGA
- a CDS encoding cell division protein ZipA C-terminal FtsZ-binding domain-containing protein, which yields MELREWLIILGLALVSLIVVDGVRRLQRQRRVPRLDQAVKDLPAAKFEEFNDEVKEAEINWELPNGGARVVKPADYSNLGQKPKLERQEHPGPSKVLSDFRRSFSNSASSAKSKANAHFSWSRKNEPRKHEQPSAVGHSMSANHTHVQPDTASVEHTLGMSAIPEPERREPSVFMADEKTNNIASTETQQTEAARQTTSEEPTSPTEPVSPKSFNPETNSPEALRTDSPGAQPVPERAEHYKSDANDQRVDVEKVKVGEEQEHQTATQETANLEAKNRAEAASAGIDEQIASSVETSVGKTAEDTITAAEPSVEVEPTLRAEPEDAVFAQHASDTPKRRQLRSDTAGEDRDLDDDEVDEYRLVDFEGIGRSFKRRLIERRKEKARKKAEKAKRAEALAKQKAERKALEAERKALEAQQRREAKEAAEAEKARIAQEQAEAREAAAVAAAAEREAAQYNEATISAHDDSYHDVDGYEDVDGYDDYAPETGYRDNVVRTHPTLEKALRHDVNSERARDTLTDASEMVVISVLSREPEGFDGGKLLELIMACGLRYSREMGVFHRFETESFDSELQFSMVNVLKPGTFPIEEMDEFVTPGITFLMPLPGASDSSAAFEAMVETAMVVVRHMGGELKDENRSVMTAQTIEFARQRVHEFERRHRLHRHMQAR from the coding sequence ATGGAATTAAGAGAGTGGTTAATCATTCTAGGACTGGCACTGGTATCGCTCATCGTTGTTGACGGTGTGCGCAGGCTTCAACGCCAACGCCGTGTGCCCCGTCTGGATCAAGCAGTCAAAGACTTGCCAGCCGCTAAATTCGAAGAATTTAATGATGAAGTCAAAGAAGCGGAAATAAACTGGGAACTGCCTAATGGTGGTGCTCGGGTCGTTAAGCCTGCTGACTATAGCAATCTTGGGCAAAAACCCAAGTTGGAACGCCAAGAGCACCCTGGGCCTTCCAAAGTGCTGTCTGATTTTCGCCGTTCTTTTTCTAACTCTGCCAGCTCGGCTAAATCAAAAGCTAATGCTCATTTCTCATGGTCTCGTAAAAATGAGCCACGAAAACATGAACAGCCGTCTGCTGTCGGGCATTCCATGTCGGCGAATCACACACACGTTCAGCCAGATACTGCTTCAGTCGAGCACACGCTAGGCATGTCTGCGATTCCTGAACCCGAGCGCCGGGAGCCTAGCGTATTTATGGCTGACGAAAAAACCAACAATATCGCTAGCACTGAAACTCAGCAAACAGAAGCCGCTCGCCAAACGACGAGCGAAGAACCTACATCTCCAACTGAACCTGTTAGCCCTAAGTCGTTTAATCCTGAAACAAATAGCCCTGAGGCACTTCGCACCGATAGCCCCGGCGCACAGCCAGTACCTGAACGAGCCGAGCATTACAAATCAGACGCCAATGATCAGAGAGTAGATGTTGAGAAAGTGAAAGTAGGTGAGGAGCAAGAACATCAGACGGCTACTCAAGAAACTGCAAATCTTGAAGCTAAGAACCGCGCGGAAGCGGCGTCAGCTGGAATTGATGAGCAAATTGCATCAAGTGTAGAGACTTCAGTTGGAAAAACGGCAGAAGATACCATTACTGCAGCTGAACCGAGCGTAGAAGTAGAGCCGACGCTGAGAGCCGAACCTGAAGATGCCGTATTTGCTCAACATGCCTCTGACACTCCCAAACGTCGTCAATTGCGGTCAGACACTGCGGGTGAAGACAGAGACCTAGACGATGATGAGGTTGATGAATATCGTTTGGTCGACTTCGAAGGTATTGGGCGTTCCTTCAAACGTCGCTTAATTGAGCGTCGTAAAGAAAAAGCGCGTAAGAAAGCAGAGAAAGCTAAACGAGCGGAAGCTCTTGCCAAGCAAAAAGCAGAACGTAAAGCACTTGAAGCCGAGCGCAAAGCGCTTGAGGCGCAGCAGCGTCGCGAAGCAAAAGAGGCGGCAGAAGCCGAAAAAGCGCGTATTGCACAAGAACAAGCTGAAGCACGTGAGGCCGCTGCGGTGGCCGCTGCCGCGGAGCGTGAGGCTGCGCAATATAACGAGGCGACGATTTCTGCGCACGACGATAGCTATCACGATGTTGATGGTTATGAAGATGTTGATGGCTATGACGATTACGCACCCGAAACGGGATACCGGGATAATGTTGTGCGTACGCATCCCACGTTAGAAAAAGCGCTACGTCATGATGTTAACAGCGAGCGCGCCAGGGATACGCTCACCGACGCTTCTGAAATGGTGGTGATCAGCGTGCTTTCGCGGGAGCCTGAAGGTTTTGACGGCGGTAAGCTGCTTGAACTAATCATGGCCTGCGGTCTTCGCTATAGTCGTGAAATGGGCGTCTTTCACCGATTCGAAACAGAAAGCTTCGACAGCGAACTGCAATTTTCAATGGTGAATGTACTCAAGCCTGGTACGTTCCCTATTGAAGAAATGGATGAGTTTGTGACCCCTGGTATTACGTTCCTAATGCCGCTACCGGGTGCCAGTGATAGCTCAGCGGCGTTTGAAGCCATGGTCGAAACAGCAATGGTTGTCGTACGCCATATGGGCGGTGAGCTTAAAGATGAAAACCGTAGCGTGATGACCGCGCAAACGATAGAGTTTGCGCGCCAGCGGGTTCATGAGTTTGAACGTCGCCATCGCCTGCATCGTCATATGCAGGCACGCTAA